GGACCAGCTTATGCTTATCGGGATTTTCGCGGTTTTTTAGCTCTTATGCCACATAAAAAGGAGGGATAGTATGAAGTTGCAGGATGTCATCGTAATTGGGTCTGGCGGAGGAGGGGCTGTCATGGCGAAAGAGCTTGGAGAAAAAGGATTAAAGGTGCTTGTTTTGGAGGCTGGTCCTTGGTATGGCAATAAAAAATGGCCACAACCCAATACGGAGTCGAACAGCGAAAGCAGTTCCTCTTTATCTGATCTCGACATTGATCTATACAAGCAGTTAATGGATAAGAAGGAAATGAACATGAATGATTTAGTGACAGGAAGGTATCGCTTTGGACCGGCAGACCGAAGCAAGGCGCAATGGTTCCGGAATATTAAACAAAAGGCAATGATATGGCAGTGTGCCGGCGTTGGCGGCACTACGCAAGTTTATACAGCCAACTGTCCGCGAGCTTATCCGCAATCAGTGGATGGTAAATGGCCGTTTTCGTATAAGGAGCTTATCCCGTATTATGAAAAGGTAGAGGAAACCTTACCAGTGAACTTTGCGCCAGTTACGGCAAAGGAAGAACTATTTTATTTCGGTGCCAAAAAACTCGGGCTGCATTTAAATCCATCGCTTGATATTTATTCGCCTGGATATCGACCGCAGCCTAATGCCATTCTTCCACCAAACGAAGCAATCATTAACCCCAATATTACTGATGTCGAGCTATCCTGGATGGAGGGCTGTACATTGTCAGGACATTGTATTAACGGTTGTGCTCATGGACCTTCCATTGAAAAAATGGCTAAACGCTCTACGAATGTAAGTTATATTCCACTCGCTTTAAGGACAGGTAATGTAAGCATAAGGCCAAATGCGTTCGCTGTGAAAATCCTAACCGAAAAGGAGGGTACTGAATTCCGTGCAATCGGTGTAAGAATAAGAGATACATGGACAGGACAAGAAGAAGAATTAACCGCATCCGTAGTTGTGTTAGCTTGCGGCAGTATAGAAACTCCGCGACTTTGGCTGAATTCATCCCTGCCAGAAAATGAGTTTGTTGGCAAAGGATTAGTCACACATTATATGGACTGGATTACAGGAATCTTTGAAAAGAAAGATTTATTGTCTGTTATAGGAGCAACGCAAATAAGACCATATGTAGGAAACACTTGTGGAGCAAGGCTAGACTATCCAGGACTTGGTGCACTACAGACAGCTGGAATGAGTCCAGGATTGACCGCTTCCTTTTATGGCTTGAGTACAGATGGGTATGCTGTTAGAAAAGAGCGAAGCAATCACAGACCATGGGATATGGAGGGACGGCCAGTTGGACAAACTTTACATTACTTGATGGATAATTATGCTCGATCTTTAAGTATATTGGTAACAACAGACGATGAAGTGGATGACAGAAACGGTGTCGCACTAGATCCGCGTATTTCCGATGAGAATGGTTTTGTGCCAGTTATCCGGTATAGAGCTACAAAAAAATCAGCCGAGCGGCGCAGAAAACTTGCTGTACTGGCTGCAGACCTATTACGCAAGGCGGGAGCGAAAAAAATTTTGCGCTCCAATTGGCCGGAGGGTATGATGATTCATATGGAAAGCACGATGAGAATCGGCTCTGTTGTGGATGAAAACTGTGAGGCCTATCAAGTAAAACGGCTTTATATTGCTGACAACAGCGTGCATGCTAATGGTCTCGGTGGTGCTAATCCAACCCTTACAACTCAAGCCTTAGCTGTTAGGACAGCAGAAAAGGTGATAGAGACTTATTTTTCTTAGTATGTTTTTAAAATTTATAGACAAACTAACTCAAAAACATACTTAAGAACGGTGGGATTTACTTATGAAATTGTTTGAAGTCATGTACGATGCGTTTGAGCCATTTTTGGACGGTGAAAAAAGACCATTAAATGTCTTAGAAGTCAGCAATCTGTGGTTTTATTTGTTGGCAACGGAAACAACCCTTCGTAATGAAGAGCTTGCTGTTAACATCGTTCAAGATCCAAAATTAAAAGCAATCATTAAGGATACTACCGATTCTGTGCATATTCCGATGCGTGATGAGTTAAAAGAATTTTTGACAAAAGAAGGAGTTCCGCTCCCACAGACTACCCCAGAAAAACCAGTCGGAGATTTTCGCGACATCCCGGAAGGAGCAAAACTGAATGATGAAGAGACCGCCAACCTCCTTTCTTATAATCTTGCAGCAGGAGTAAATTATGCAGCAAGAGGTCTTACAGAATCTATCCGTGCAGATGTCGGTTTGCTTTTTTCTAAATATATTATGAAGAAGACCATTGCCGGTCTAACTGTTAAGCAATACTTAGATGAGCATGGGTGGCTGCGGGTGCCGCCGTTTTACAACAAATAGTTATTCACTTTAAGTGAAAATATATATAAGTAGAAGGGAGAAGTTGAATGTAAGGAATTCAGCTTCTTTTTTTGGTATAATAATTTGTGCTAAAGACAGTCTGAGTCAAAAGTTGATACAAAAAAATAAAAAATATTAAAAAATGTATTGACGCTCATTTAAATACTAGATATAATAATCCTTGTCGCTGATACATGACAGCGAAGAAAATGAAACGGCCCATTGGTCAAGCGGTTAAGACACCGCCCTTTCACGGCGGTAACACGGGTTCGAATCCCGTATGGGTCACCAATATAATGGAGGATTAGCTCAGCTGGGAGAGCATCTGCCTTACAAGCAGAGGGTCGGCGGTTCGATCCCGTCATCCTCCACCATAATGCGCCGATGTAGCTCAATTGGTAGAGCAACTGACTTGTAATCAGTAGGTTGGGGGTTCAAGTCCTCTCGTCGGCACCATTAGATTTTGCGGGTGTGGCGGAATTGGCAGACGCACTAGACTTAGGATCTAGCGCCGCAAGGCGTGGGGGTTCGACTCCCTTCACCCGCACCATTTAATTTAAATACTCTAAGCGGAAGTAGTTCAGTGGTAGAACACCACCTTGCCAAGGTGGGGGTCGCGAGTTCGAACCTCGTCTTCCGCTCCAAAAATATGCGCCCGTAGCTCAATTGGATAGAGCGTCTGACTACGGATCAGAAGGTTATGGGTTCGACTCCTTTCGGGCGCGCCATATACATTTGCATTTTACGGGGCCTTAGCTCAGCTGGGAGAGCGCCTGCCTTGCACGCAGGAGGTCAGCGGTTCGATCCCGCTAGGCTCCACCAATACGGAGGAATACCCAAGTCCGGCTGAAGGGATCGGTCTTGAAAACCGACAGGCGGGTCAAACCGCGCAGGGGTTCGAATCCCCTTTCCTCCTCCATTAATTTAATAGTTTGGTCCGGTAGTTCAGTTGGTTAGAATGCCTGCCTGTCACGCAGGAGGTCGCGGGTTCGAGTCCCGTCCGGACCGCCATTATATTTCGCGGGTGT
This DNA window, taken from Niallia sp. Man26, encodes the following:
- a CDS encoding GMC family oxidoreductase, whose protein sequence is MKLQDVIVIGSGGGGAVMAKELGEKGLKVLVLEAGPWYGNKKWPQPNTESNSESSSSLSDLDIDLYKQLMDKKEMNMNDLVTGRYRFGPADRSKAQWFRNIKQKAMIWQCAGVGGTTQVYTANCPRAYPQSVDGKWPFSYKELIPYYEKVEETLPVNFAPVTAKEELFYFGAKKLGLHLNPSLDIYSPGYRPQPNAILPPNEAIINPNITDVELSWMEGCTLSGHCINGCAHGPSIEKMAKRSTNVSYIPLALRTGNVSIRPNAFAVKILTEKEGTEFRAIGVRIRDTWTGQEEELTASVVVLACGSIETPRLWLNSSLPENEFVGKGLVTHYMDWITGIFEKKDLLSVIGATQIRPYVGNTCGARLDYPGLGALQTAGMSPGLTASFYGLSTDGYAVRKERSNHRPWDMEGRPVGQTLHYLMDNYARSLSILVTTDDEVDDRNGVALDPRISDENGFVPVIRYRATKKSAERRRKLAVLAADLLRKAGAKKILRSNWPEGMMIHMESTMRIGSVVDENCEAYQVKRLYIADNSVHANGLGGANPTLTTQALAVRTAEKVIETYFS
- a CDS encoding DUF3231 family protein; this translates as MKLFEVMYDAFEPFLDGEKRPLNVLEVSNLWFYLLATETTLRNEELAVNIVQDPKLKAIIKDTTDSVHIPMRDELKEFLTKEGVPLPQTTPEKPVGDFRDIPEGAKLNDEETANLLSYNLAAGVNYAARGLTESIRADVGLLFSKYIMKKTIAGLTVKQYLDEHGWLRVPPFYNK